One genomic segment of Deltaproteobacteria bacterium includes these proteins:
- a CDS encoding Uma2 family endonuclease: protein MTPGTPAAAPYTAARFFALVDEGVLCPDDRVELLEGVIVSMSPQNPRHASAVRRVAEALRTVVGEGVVVSVQLPLVVSERSVPEPDVAIVPGVAPDYDTAHPTTALLVVEVADTSLMEDRLTKAAIYAAAGIPAYWIVNLRDDVVETFGDPDTGTRRYGRQARRGRGQRLEHPIFHGATVAVDDVLPGRG from the coding sequence ATGACCCCCGGGACCCCCGCCGCGGCGCCGTACACTGCCGCGCGCTTCTTCGCGCTCGTCGACGAAGGCGTGCTCTGCCCGGACGATCGGGTGGAGCTCCTCGAGGGGGTCATCGTCTCCATGTCGCCGCAGAATCCGCGGCACGCGTCGGCGGTTCGTCGCGTGGCCGAAGCGCTACGTACCGTAGTGGGGGAGGGCGTGGTCGTGAGCGTCCAGCTCCCCTTGGTGGTGAGTGAGCGTTCCGTTCCCGAGCCCGACGTTGCGATCGTTCCCGGCGTCGCGCCGGACTACGACACCGCCCACCCGACGACGGCGTTGCTCGTGGTCGAGGTCGCGGACACCTCGCTCATGGAGGATCGCCTCACCAAGGCGGCGATCTACGCCGCCGCCGGAATCCCCGCGTACTGGATCGTGAACCTGCGCGACGACGTCGTGGAGACGTTCGGGGATCCCGATACCGGAACGCGCCGATACGGGCGGCAGGCGCGTCGCGGTCGCGGCCAGCGGCTCGAGCATCCGATCTTCCACGGTGCGACCGTCGCCGTGGACGACGTGCTTCCGGGACGCGGCTGA